One window of the Pseudomonas sp. S04 genome contains the following:
- a CDS encoding DUF5629 family protein — MTAASKTLLNALETCDMLEIDGLHAFDFSLDEEDQLHIECMDGRAIKHWVFSLAQVQAAVFDADLQSWTLSSDAGEHRLVCMSAFSGSNDEGEDHGDA, encoded by the coding sequence ATGACTGCTGCTTCAAAGACTCTGCTCAACGCCCTCGAAACCTGCGACATGCTGGAAATCGATGGCCTGCACGCCTTCGACTTCTCGTTGGACGAGGAGGATCAGTTGCACATCGAGTGCATGGATGGCCGCGCGATCAAGCATTGGGTGTTCAGCCTGGCCCAGGTGCAGGCGGCCGTGTTCGACGCCGACCTGCAGAGCTGGACCCTGAGCAGCGATGCCGGTGAGCACCGCCTGGTGTGCATGAGCGCGTTCAGTGGCAGCAACGATGAAGGCGAAGACCATGGGGATGCGTAA
- a CDS encoding exonuclease SbcCD subunit D C-terminal domain-containing protein, which produces MRLFHTSDWHLGQNLHGQERDYEHGCFLDWLLRQLGQEKPDVLLIAGDIFDTVNPPVKAQERLYDFIVSAHEQQPALSIVMIAGNHDSGSRIELPAPLMRRLRTHALGRVLWLDDGQLDAERLLIPLPDASGEITGWCLALPFLRPAEVTGAHLGDNYLRGIGQVHEWLIAAANAKRQPGQALIAISHAHMAGGSVSEDSERSLIIGNAEALPASLFGPSISYVALGHLHKPQKVNGEERIRYCGSPIPLSFSEIGYQHQILDVRLDGSTLVSVEPRLVPRAVNLQRMGPAPLADILGQLAALPDIDLLADVQRQPWLEVRVRLDEPQPDLRQQVESALQGKAVRLVRIAAEYAGSGAGGGSDEGDTLIELDQLTPQELFSRAWLDNYGSAVDEQTLSDFAQLLQDVQQESEQP; this is translated from the coding sequence TTGCGTCTGTTTCACACCTCCGACTGGCACCTTGGGCAAAACCTGCATGGCCAGGAACGCGACTACGAACACGGTTGTTTCCTCGACTGGCTGCTGCGTCAACTGGGGCAGGAAAAGCCCGACGTGCTGCTGATTGCTGGCGATATCTTCGACACGGTCAACCCGCCGGTCAAAGCCCAGGAACGCCTGTACGACTTCATCGTCAGTGCCCACGAACAACAGCCCGCGCTGAGCATCGTGATGATCGCCGGCAACCACGATTCCGGCTCCCGGATCGAACTGCCCGCACCGCTGATGCGCCGCCTGCGCACCCACGCCCTCGGCCGAGTGCTGTGGCTCGATGATGGGCAACTGGATGCCGAACGGTTGCTGATCCCGCTGCCCGACGCCTCGGGCGAGATCACCGGCTGGTGCCTGGCACTGCCATTTCTGCGCCCTGCCGAAGTCACCGGCGCCCACCTGGGCGACAACTACCTGCGCGGCATCGGCCAGGTGCATGAGTGGCTGATCGCAGCCGCCAACGCCAAGCGCCAGCCGGGCCAGGCGCTGATCGCCATCAGTCATGCGCACATGGCCGGCGGCTCGGTGTCCGAGGACTCCGAGCGCAGCCTGATCATCGGCAACGCCGAAGCCCTGCCCGCCAGCCTGTTTGGCCCGAGCATCAGCTACGTCGCCCTCGGCCACCTGCACAAGCCGCAGAAGGTCAACGGCGAGGAGCGCATTCGCTACTGCGGTTCGCCCATCCCCTTGTCGTTTTCCGAAATTGGCTACCAGCACCAGATCCTCGACGTGCGTCTCGACGGCTCGACCCTGGTCAGCGTCGAGCCGCGCCTGGTTCCGCGGGCAGTCAATCTGCAACGCATGGGTCCGGCACCGTTGGCCGATATCCTCGGCCAACTGGCAGCACTGCCCGACATCGACCTGCTGGCCGATGTCCAGCGCCAGCCCTGGCTGGAGGTACGGGTACGTCTCGACGAGCCGCAACCGGACCTGCGCCAACAGGTGGAAAGCGCCCTGCAAGGCAAAGCCGTGCGCCTGGTGCGGATCGCCGCCGAATACGCCGGCAGCGGCGCGGGGGGTGGCAGCGATGAGGGCGACACCTTGATCGAACTGGATCAACTGACGCCCCAGGAGCTGTTCAGTCGCGCCTGGCTGGATAATTACGGCAGCGCCGTCGACGAACAGACCCTCAGCGATTTTGCGCAACTGCTGCAAGACGTTCAGCAGGAGAGCGAACAGCCATGA
- a CDS encoding glutathione S-transferase codes for MNRLYSFRRCPYAMRARMALRYSAVPLAIVEVSLKAKPPEMLALSSKGTVPVLSTDGRVIDESLQIMTWALAQNDPEDWLLKDNPVAQSLTAALIEENDQVFKVSLNRYKYAERYPEHSREHYRAEGEVFLRKLDGLLQQQRYLVADHPSLADIALMPFIRQFAHVDRDGFAQLPYTQLQVWLTGMIESPLFTAIMAKQPEHH; via the coding sequence ATGAACCGGCTGTATTCCTTCCGCCGCTGCCCCTACGCCATGCGGGCACGCATGGCGCTGCGTTATAGCGCGGTGCCATTGGCCATCGTCGAAGTCAGCCTCAAGGCCAAGCCGCCGGAGATGCTCGCGCTCTCCAGCAAAGGCACGGTGCCGGTACTGAGTACCGATGGCCGAGTGATCGACGAAAGCCTGCAGATCATGACCTGGGCGCTGGCGCAGAACGATCCCGAGGACTGGCTGCTCAAGGACAACCCTGTCGCCCAATCACTGACCGCGGCGCTGATCGAAGAAAACGACCAGGTGTTCAAGGTCAGCCTCAATCGCTACAAGTACGCCGAGCGCTACCCGGAGCATTCCAGGGAGCACTACCGCGCCGAGGGCGAAGTGTTCCTGCGCAAGCTCGATGGCTTGCTGCAACAGCAGCGCTATCTAGTGGCCGATCACCCAAGCCTGGCCGACATTGCCCTGATGCCCTTTATCCGCCAGTTCGCCCACGTCGACCGCGACGGCTTCGCGCAGCTACCGTATACGCAGTTGCAGGTGTGGCTTACGGGGATGATCGAGTCGCCGTTGTTCACGGCGATCATGGCCAAGCAACCCGAGCATCACTGA
- a CDS encoding dermonecrotic toxin domain-containing protein, translating to MPIIASTPEPGTRQALTLLPNRGNFLADAVARQFASRPTLRQVVAQVLHERIVKQYPPLSLDLSKTKLATPNQNGGWDLKLLMDVTLEYLANDTPLNFTVSVDERRCFLTQQVPTHLTYEANGSKEPDMGLIERVVADLADTLSVEYQDALTAYWNLPGDTGVSRWQWLGDLLASNLSNAASLLSPQHQPLRMVLDTLTRHPDRRDREALPHPDGFVHAYCLETCVIRDGATTRLLAPDLLVVQASHILLCKVSGSIESYPSMEAFTQDWGAHLTRQVLADRIIVKRYEPDGNIFDTQAALLLNHQLDELDAIRLPANHGEPVLQRLFAATTHPAPYFIDAPVPDQQHRAKIESTLPQWLLDASPRDRFAYRLETMELARLQRETAGASFLDGIENLHAFTTRTLRELIRQDHPDATCEPDDLELTFHVPVGDLGSGYLVPESMSLTELAIKNLASAPHGRLSVRDKTGKPVPGWLTADYLLGEKGLFSSTEGLISRANIGERYPQKINELLLANTAESQRREALFGEELKVRLPLQALEHSIRAQQGFTFQGYRHLKALMHTRAADRVVDDQDIVIRPLAFIRQPGAAADPVNNMFIVEPRDTGNGPHILYRPLYQDCLRQFPTRAALLQAITQPGALQDSVLSWLSDKARPIYSHNGFASPHILRFGPGDDTVVWTAPAPAQLAGDNNASEVADSLAQCLATGRLTQYLYGSNARTLVDLADRESVSNAESRWAILMEGGWLLFNAVLMPLLRGPAMVVGWMLQLTLSLKQDIAGLDSDDSSTRELAWVDLLLNIGLIVLHSASREHPAIESATLEPVAELPLVLASLRRPATETAVQPTAAIEQGSVGLPSEPPAGDHTLVDFIQSNARDASSRRLLDALRELSVVWPAPPPSPVEIGPFKGLYRIDNRWHASVSGLLFRVSIVPGFGEVFIIHPEKPLHPGFKLRTDGQGHWTLDQGLKLQGGGRDQRKSAKELAIANKRTLALAELNRIEDTLNAQIDLANPLLREVAVASLVSTRVRNQLKDLLRSLGNAPDDEALIAEHAAKMVQGARARLNLQVVLEKTGSLSIG from the coding sequence ATGCCGATCATTGCATCGACACCCGAGCCGGGCACCCGCCAGGCACTCACCCTGTTGCCCAACCGCGGCAACTTCCTTGCCGACGCCGTTGCCCGCCAGTTTGCCAGCCGACCGACCTTGCGCCAGGTGGTCGCGCAGGTCTTGCACGAGCGCATCGTGAAGCAGTACCCGCCGCTGTCCCTGGATCTGAGCAAGACCAAACTCGCCACGCCCAATCAAAACGGTGGCTGGGATCTCAAGCTGTTGATGGATGTAACCCTCGAGTACCTGGCCAATGACACACCGCTGAACTTTACCGTCAGCGTCGATGAACGCCGCTGCTTCCTGACCCAGCAGGTGCCCACGCACCTGACCTATGAGGCCAATGGCAGCAAAGAGCCTGACATGGGCCTTATCGAGCGCGTGGTGGCAGACCTGGCCGACACCCTGAGCGTCGAGTACCAGGACGCGCTGACGGCCTACTGGAATCTACCGGGCGACACAGGCGTCAGCCGCTGGCAATGGCTGGGCGATCTGCTGGCCAGCAACCTGAGCAACGCTGCGAGTCTACTGTCGCCACAGCACCAGCCATTGCGAATGGTCCTTGATACGTTGACTCGCCACCCGGATCGTCGCGACCGCGAAGCACTGCCTCATCCTGACGGCTTCGTGCATGCGTATTGCCTTGAAACCTGTGTTATCCGAGACGGTGCGACCACGCGCCTGCTGGCTCCCGATCTGCTCGTGGTACAGGCCAGCCATATTCTGCTGTGCAAGGTATCTGGCAGCATCGAGTCTTATCCATCCATGGAGGCGTTCACCCAGGACTGGGGCGCGCACCTCACACGCCAGGTGCTGGCGGACCGGATCATCGTCAAGCGCTACGAACCCGACGGCAATATTTTCGATACCCAGGCCGCATTACTGCTCAATCACCAACTGGACGAACTCGACGCCATCCGCTTGCCGGCCAACCATGGCGAGCCGGTGTTGCAAAGGCTGTTCGCTGCCACCACCCATCCTGCACCCTACTTTATCGACGCACCGGTGCCCGATCAGCAACACCGCGCCAAAATCGAATCGACACTGCCGCAATGGCTGCTCGATGCCAGCCCCCGCGACCGTTTTGCCTATCGCCTGGAGACCATGGAGTTGGCGCGTCTGCAGCGAGAAACGGCAGGCGCCTCGTTTCTCGACGGCATCGAGAACCTGCACGCCTTCACCACCCGCACCTTGCGCGAGCTCATACGTCAGGACCACCCCGACGCCACCTGCGAGCCTGACGATCTGGAATTGACCTTCCATGTGCCAGTGGGTGACCTGGGTAGCGGCTACCTCGTCCCGGAGTCCATGAGCCTGACCGAGTTGGCCATCAAGAACCTCGCCAGCGCGCCGCACGGTCGCCTGAGCGTTCGCGACAAGACTGGAAAACCCGTGCCCGGGTGGCTGACCGCTGACTACCTGCTGGGTGAAAAGGGCCTGTTCAGCAGCACCGAAGGCCTGATCAGCCGAGCCAACATCGGCGAACGCTACCCGCAGAAAATCAACGAGCTGTTGCTCGCCAATACCGCCGAGTCGCAACGGCGCGAAGCCTTGTTCGGTGAGGAACTGAAGGTGCGCCTGCCCCTGCAGGCCCTGGAACACAGTATCCGTGCGCAACAGGGCTTTACGTTCCAGGGTTACCGTCACCTCAAGGCCTTGATGCACACCCGTGCCGCCGACCGCGTGGTTGACGATCAGGACATCGTGATTCGCCCCCTGGCGTTCATCCGCCAGCCCGGCGCGGCGGCAGATCCCGTCAATAACATGTTCATCGTTGAACCGCGCGATACCGGCAATGGCCCGCATATTCTCTATCGACCGCTGTATCAGGATTGCTTGCGCCAGTTTCCGACACGTGCCGCGCTATTACAGGCGATCACCCAGCCTGGAGCGCTACAGGACAGCGTCCTCAGCTGGTTGTCAGACAAAGCCCGGCCAATCTACAGCCACAATGGCTTTGCCAGCCCACATATTCTGCGCTTCGGCCCAGGCGACGACACCGTTGTGTGGACGGCTCCCGCCCCCGCACAATTGGCGGGGGACAACAATGCCAGCGAGGTTGCGGATTCCTTGGCGCAGTGCCTGGCCACCGGCCGGTTGACCCAGTACCTGTATGGCAGCAATGCCCGGACCCTGGTGGATCTGGCTGACCGGGAGTCGGTGTCCAATGCCGAAAGCCGCTGGGCGATCCTGATGGAGGGTGGCTGGCTGTTGTTCAATGCCGTGCTCATGCCCCTGTTGCGCGGGCCTGCCATGGTGGTCGGCTGGATGCTGCAGTTGACCCTGAGCCTCAAACAGGACATTGCCGGGCTGGACAGTGATGACTCATCCACCCGAGAGCTGGCCTGGGTCGATCTACTGCTCAACATCGGGCTGATTGTGTTGCACAGTGCGTCACGGGAACATCCGGCCATTGAGTCCGCAACACTTGAGCCCGTTGCTGAACTGCCGCTGGTCCTGGCCTCGTTGCGTCGACCGGCAACCGAAACCGCGGTTCAACCAACGGCAGCCATCGAACAGGGATCGGTCGGCCTACCTTCAGAGCCTCCCGCCGGCGACCACACCCTGGTCGACTTTATCCAGTCAAACGCCCGAGACGCGTCCAGCCGTCGACTGCTCGACGCCCTGCGAGAGCTCAGTGTCGTTTGGCCGGCGCCACCACCCTCCCCCGTGGAGATCGGTCCCTTCAAAGGCCTGTATCGCATTGACAATCGCTGGCACGCCTCGGTGAGCGGGTTACTGTTTCGTGTAAGCATCGTTCCCGGGTTTGGCGAAGTGTTCATCATCCATCCGGAAAAACCCCTGCACCCGGGATTCAAGCTCAGGACCGATGGACAAGGCCATTGGACCCTGGACCAGGGATTGAAACTGCAAGGAGGTGGACGGGACCAGCGCAAATCAGCCAAAGAGCTGGCGATAGCGAACAAACGTACGCTGGCATTGGCTGAACTCAACCGGATCGAAGACACGCTGAACGCCCAAATCGATCTGGCCAACCCTTTGCTCAGGGAGGTGGCGGTCGCCAGTCTGGTGAGCACACGCGTACGCAATCAGCTGAAAGACCTGCTACGCAGCCTGGGCAATGCACCTGACGACGAGGCCCTGATCGCCGAGCACGCGGCCAAAATGGTCCAGGGTGCCCGTGCCAGGCTGAATCTCCAGGTGGTCCTGGAAAAAACCGGGTCGTTGTCGATCGGGTGA
- a CDS encoding lactonase family protein, with product MGMRNLWPLLVASSFAAMGVQAAPAEPHELLIGSYTQGQSQGIYRLQFDSRSGQLDATPLQVFQSANPSWLTLSRDQRQLFVVNENGPGQADVVGRVSSLAIDPKTRQLSLINQVQSLGNEPTHSSLSADGQYLFVSNYSVAADPGGSLAVLPVSREGRLSPPVQLSSHPASRVNPERQMSAHVHSTVSSPDGRFVFSNDLGADQVFVYRYDPKANPEHPLTAATPASVQLPPGSGPRHLLFAADGKHAYLSMEMSAQVAVFDYQDGTLIQRQLVDLAAGQPAAKKAAAALHASADGKFLYVSNRGSANELLVFAIDPSTGELKELQRRSVEGDHPREFSLDPSGRFVLVANQKSNQIVVIERDGHSGLLGKTVQKLAIDAPSDLKFLSRP from the coding sequence ATGGGGATGCGTAACCTCTGGCCGCTCCTGGTGGCCAGCAGCTTCGCCGCGATGGGGGTGCAAGCCGCTCCCGCCGAGCCCCACGAGCTGTTGATCGGCAGCTACACCCAAGGCCAGAGCCAGGGCATCTATCGCCTGCAGTTCGACAGCCGCAGCGGCCAGCTCGACGCCACGCCGTTGCAAGTGTTCCAGAGCGCCAACCCTTCGTGGCTGACCTTGTCCCGCGATCAGCGGCAACTGTTCGTGGTCAACGAGAATGGCCCCGGACAAGCTGACGTGGTCGGACGCGTCAGCAGCCTGGCGATCGACCCCAAGACTCGCCAACTGAGCCTGATCAACCAGGTACAGAGCCTGGGCAACGAGCCGACTCATTCGAGCCTCAGCGCCGATGGCCAGTACCTGTTCGTCAGCAACTACTCGGTAGCGGCCGACCCGGGTGGCAGCCTGGCGGTCTTGCCGGTCAGCCGCGAGGGCCGGTTGTCGCCACCCGTGCAACTGAGCAGCCATCCGGCGAGCCGGGTCAACCCCGAGCGCCAGATGTCGGCCCACGTGCATTCGACGGTGTCGTCACCGGACGGTCGGTTCGTGTTTTCCAATGACCTGGGGGCCGACCAGGTGTTTGTCTATCGCTACGACCCCAAGGCTAATCCGGAGCACCCGCTGACGGCCGCCACGCCAGCCTCGGTGCAGTTGCCACCAGGCAGCGGGCCACGGCACCTGCTGTTCGCCGCCGATGGCAAGCATGCCTACCTGAGCATGGAGATGAGCGCGCAAGTCGCGGTGTTCGACTACCAGGATGGCACGCTGATCCAGCGCCAACTGGTGGACCTGGCAGCCGGGCAGCCAGCGGCGAAAAAAGCCGCAGCCGCGTTGCATGCCTCTGCCGATGGCAAGTTCCTCTACGTCAGCAACCGCGGTTCGGCCAACGAGCTGCTGGTGTTTGCCATCGACCCGAGCACGGGTGAGCTCAAGGAGCTGCAACGGCGTTCGGTGGAAGGCGATCATCCCCGCGAGTTCAGCCTCGATCCGAGCGGCCGGTTTGTGTTGGTGGCCAACCAGAAAAGCAACCAGATCGTCGTCATCGAGCGTGATGGACACAGCGGCCTGTTGGGTAAAACCGTGCAGAAGCTGGCGATCGATGCGCCCAGCGATCTCAAGTTCCTGTCCCGCCCGTAA
- a CDS encoding AAA family ATPase, producing the protein MKILAIRLKNLASLAGPFEIDFSAEPLASAGLFAITGPTGAGKSTLLDALCLALFGAVPRLNNTGRDAKVPDADGEIATGDPRTLLRRGTGDGYAEVDFLGIDGRRYRARWEANRAREKANGKLQASRQSLRDLDTDQLLASQKGEYKTQLEAVLGLNFEQFTRAVMLAQSEFSAFLKADDNDRSELLEKLTDTALYTRLGKRAFDKSKETRELHKQLQDQASGVTPLEPEARTELDQRFSQAQQQLKTQQAQLKQLELQHTWLKELQQIQDQQLAGAEQLQQAQHAWDALADARLNLKRLEHLAPQRHQFARQAELDAQLSPLAASIQHHSAQQAEHLARQAQLELSLESAKAALIQAQQQHTSNAPLLRQAFEEQGNLARLTQAISASAELKQTAEQASLQGQQAITQMLEQQQRVAERLVSIASQLEQSLQWAPVSDAWNLHRERLQQLMLVGNRLKQGEAELQGLQHQASTSASRLEEQRQLLQVLYSEADVEPQAVAEQIQILGSLLQDNRKQLRAVEELTRLWANQQELDNRGQALQQRLHSAQGERERLTREGVQAKAELTVAEQTLTVTQALLERQRLARSASVEELRGQLQDNQPCPVCGSVEHPYHQPEALLQSLGRHDENEQASAQKAVDLFKETLAELRAEVGGVIAQQKELLQQQENLLTQQQSLAPSLEAHPLAAQLQAQDPGRREAWLAQQNTQLNQNLSQDEQRQGALLTLQQDAARLAQQLQAAEQASQQAAQQLTLQQRELGNDRLRLDEELAAFANLLPSAILEGLRHEPAATFLQLDQQVAQRLEQLARQREELDEQQQRQPSLEMEQDRQLTRLQQTEAAQQQHALLSAQLHGAQQQLSALLGDQPSAEAWQTQLEQALELSRQAQATASQQLQEVHSQLIQLAAELKAQQQRQQALDSERQALQSNVAEWRTLHPELDDAGLAQLLGYSDEQVSQLRQQLQRSETAIEQAKVLLQEREQRLHEHQAQHNAYLDGEQLAAALGDLQAQAAISEQQCAELRAQQAEDQRRQDANQALAQRISQAYQEWQRWARLNALIGSATGDTFRKIAQAYNLDLLVHHANVQLRQLVRRYRLKRGGSMLGLLVMDTEMGDELRSVHSLSGGETFLVSLALALGLASMASSTLKIESLFIDEGFGSLDPESLQLAMDALDGLQAQGRKVGVISHVQEMHERIPVQIQVRRQGNGLSTLEVK; encoded by the coding sequence ATGAAGATCCTCGCCATCCGCCTGAAGAACCTGGCCTCGCTGGCCGGGCCGTTCGAGATCGACTTCAGCGCCGAACCGCTGGCCAGTGCCGGCCTGTTTGCGATCACCGGCCCCACCGGCGCCGGCAAAAGTACCCTGCTCGACGCCTTGTGCCTGGCCCTGTTTGGCGCCGTACCGCGACTCAACAACACCGGGCGTGACGCCAAGGTCCCGGACGCCGACGGCGAAATCGCCACCGGCGATCCACGCACCCTGCTGCGCCGCGGCACTGGCGACGGCTACGCCGAGGTCGACTTCCTCGGCATTGATGGCCGGCGCTACCGCGCGCGCTGGGAAGCCAACCGTGCCCGGGAAAAAGCCAACGGCAAACTGCAGGCCAGCCGCCAGAGCCTGCGCGACCTGGACACCGATCAACTGCTGGCCAGCCAGAAAGGTGAATACAAGACCCAGCTCGAAGCGGTACTGGGCCTGAACTTCGAACAGTTCACCCGGGCGGTGATGCTCGCCCAGAGCGAATTCAGCGCCTTCCTCAAGGCCGACGACAACGACCGTAGCGAACTGCTGGAAAAACTCACCGACACCGCGCTCTACACCCGTCTGGGCAAACGCGCCTTCGACAAGAGCAAGGAAACCCGCGAGCTGCACAAACAGCTGCAGGACCAGGCCAGCGGCGTCACCCCCCTGGAGCCCGAGGCCCGCACCGAACTCGACCAGCGTTTCAGCCAGGCCCAGCAGCAGTTGAAGACCCAACAGGCGCAGCTCAAGCAGTTGGAACTGCAGCACACCTGGCTCAAGGAACTGCAACAGATCCAGGACCAGCAACTGGCGGGCGCCGAGCAACTGCAACAAGCCCAGCACGCCTGGGATGCCCTGGCGGACGCACGGCTGAACCTCAAGCGCCTGGAGCACCTGGCCCCGCAACGTCACCAGTTTGCCCGCCAGGCCGAGCTTGATGCGCAGTTGAGCCCCTTGGCCGCATCGATCCAGCACCACAGCGCCCAACAGGCCGAACACCTCGCCCGTCAGGCACAGTTGGAACTGAGCCTGGAGTCGGCCAAGGCGGCACTGATTCAGGCGCAACAGCAGCACACCAGTAATGCTCCGCTGCTGCGTCAGGCGTTCGAAGAACAAGGCAACCTGGCGCGACTGACCCAGGCCATCAGCGCCTCGGCGGAGCTCAAGCAGACCGCCGAACAGGCAAGCCTGCAAGGCCAGCAAGCCATCACCCAGATGCTCGAACAACAACAGCGCGTGGCCGAGCGCCTGGTCAGCATCGCCAGCCAGTTGGAGCAAAGCCTGCAGTGGGCGCCGGTCAGCGATGCCTGGAACCTGCACCGCGAGCGCTTGCAGCAACTGATGCTGGTGGGCAATCGCCTGAAACAAGGCGAGGCGGAACTGCAGGGGCTGCAACATCAGGCGAGCACCAGCGCCAGCCGCCTGGAGGAGCAGCGTCAGCTGCTACAGGTGCTGTACAGCGAAGCCGACGTCGAACCTCAGGCAGTCGCCGAGCAGATCCAGATTCTCGGCAGCCTGCTGCAAGACAACCGCAAGCAACTGCGGGCGGTGGAAGAGCTGACGCGGCTGTGGGCCAACCAACAGGAGCTGGACAATCGCGGGCAAGCCCTGCAACAGCGCCTACACAGTGCCCAGGGCGAACGCGAACGCCTGACCCGCGAAGGCGTTCAAGCCAAGGCCGAGCTGACCGTGGCCGAGCAGACACTGACCGTCACCCAAGCGCTGCTGGAGCGCCAACGCCTGGCCCGCAGCGCCAGTGTCGAGGAGTTGCGCGGGCAGTTGCAGGACAATCAGCCATGCCCGGTCTGCGGCAGTGTCGAGCACCCGTATCACCAGCCCGAGGCCTTGTTGCAAAGCCTGGGCCGACACGATGAAAACGAACAGGCCAGCGCCCAGAAAGCCGTCGACCTGTTCAAGGAAACCCTCGCCGAACTGCGCGCCGAAGTCGGCGGCGTGATCGCCCAGCAAAAAGAGCTGCTGCAACAGCAGGAAAACCTCCTCACCCAGCAGCAAAGCCTGGCCCCGAGCCTGGAAGCCCATCCGCTGGCAGCCCAGTTGCAGGCGCAGGATCCTGGTCGCCGCGAAGCCTGGCTGGCCCAGCAAAACACTCAGTTGAACCAGAACCTCAGCCAGGACGAACAGCGCCAGGGCGCCCTGCTCACCCTGCAACAGGACGCCGCGCGCCTGGCGCAGCAACTGCAGGCCGCCGAACAGGCCAGCCAGCAGGCGGCGCAACAACTGACCCTGCAGCAGCGCGAGCTGGGCAACGACCGCCTACGCCTGGACGAAGAGCTTGCCGCTTTCGCCAACCTGCTCCCGAGCGCCATCCTTGAAGGCCTGCGCCATGAACCTGCGGCGACCTTCCTCCAGCTCGACCAACAGGTGGCCCAGCGCCTGGAGCAACTGGCGCGCCAGCGTGAAGAACTGGACGAGCAGCAGCAACGCCAGCCAAGCCTGGAAATGGAACAAGACCGCCAACTGACCCGGCTGCAACAGACCGAGGCCGCGCAACAGCAGCACGCTCTGCTCAGCGCACAGCTGCACGGCGCCCAACAGCAACTCAGTGCGCTGCTGGGTGACCAGCCGAGTGCCGAAGCCTGGCAAACACAACTGGAGCAAGCGCTCGAACTGTCGCGCCAGGCACAAGCCACGGCCAGCCAGCAACTGCAGGAAGTGCATAGCCAGCTCATCCAACTGGCAGCCGAACTCAAGGCCCAGCAACAGCGCCAGCAGGCGCTGGACAGCGAACGCCAAGCACTGCAGAGCAACGTCGCCGAATGGCGTACCCTGCATCCCGAACTCGACGACGCAGGCCTTGCGCAGTTGCTGGGCTACAGCGACGAACAGGTCAGCCAGTTGCGCCAACAGTTGCAACGCAGCGAAACCGCGATCGAGCAAGCCAAGGTCTTGCTGCAGGAACGCGAGCAGCGCCTGCACGAACATCAGGCCCAGCACAACGCTTACCTGGACGGCGAACAACTGGCCGCGGCCCTGGGCGATCTGCAAGCACAGGCCGCCATCAGCGAACAACAATGCGCCGAGTTGCGCGCACAACAGGCCGAGGATCAACGACGCCAGGATGCCAACCAGGCGCTGGCCCAACGCATCAGCCAGGCGTATCAGGAGTGGCAGCGCTGGGCCCGGCTCAATGCCTTGATCGGCTCGGCCACCGGCGACACTTTCCGCAAGATCGCCCAGGCCTACAACCTCGACCTGCTGGTGCATCACGCCAACGTGCAATTGCGCCAACTGGTGCGGCGCTACCGGCTCAAGCGCGGCGGCAGCATGCTCGGCCTGCTGGTGATGGACACCGAGATGGGCGACGAACTGCGTTCGGTGCATTCATTGTCCGGCGGGGAAACCTTCCTGGTCTCGCTGGCGCTAGCCCTGGGCCTGGCCTCGATGGCTTCGAGCACCTTGAAAATCGAGTCGCTGTTCATCGACGAAGGTTTTGGCAGTCTCGATCCGGAGTCGCTGCAACTGGCGATGGACGCCCTCGACGGCCTGCAGGCCCAGGGACGCAAGGTGGGGGTGATTTCCCACGTGCAGGAAATGCACGAGCGGATTCCGGTGCAGATTCAGGTGCGTCGCCAAGGCAACGGACTGAGCACCCTGGAGGTGAAATGA